From one Desmodus rotundus isolate HL8 chromosome X, HLdesRot8A.1, whole genome shotgun sequence genomic stretch:
- the LOC123479228 gene encoding uncharacterized protein, translating into MWDLRGVKGGKENHKACKYTGPKSRVPWNKAVRERAFLGRRLHEQEGSVQCAFSGELHGKESSPFRWGLPRSEEVCLGVGDHVAILTSASGPTTKDSKEMPAGPCCACICATGLQTRVPWGIRLGLRRSPRLHSACCPNLGNSDQVEDHEHCCLLQPRHPASKQRRVLPARSSLKRKQGAQRKRRLTGELIKSGAAPPKDPSFVSKSATEEGALSSLARASTDGSFPKLFVSVLDYSSLEDATNNFSFQEFTPDPCPDQHDPTASEQALVSACSEWQQKLEAAEALLILKESSRAPSGSISPLQP; encoded by the exons ATGTGGGATCTCCGTGGAGTGAAAGGAGGCAAGGAGAATCACAAGGCTTGCAAGTATACAGGACCCAAGTCAAGAGTTCCTTGGAACAAGGCTGTGCGTGAGAGAGCCTTCCTGGGAAGGAGGCTACATGAGCAAGAAGGGAGTGTGCAATGTGCTTTCAGCGGTGAGCTGCATGGAAAAGAATCCAGCCCCTTCAGGTGGGGTTTACCAAGGTCAGAGGAAGTATGTTTGGGGGTAGGGGATCATGTGGCCATCCTGACCTCTGCTTCTGGGCCCACAACCAAGGATTCCAAGGAAATGCCTGCTGGGCCCTGCTGCGCCTGCATCTGCGCCACTGGGCTTCAGACCAGAGTCCCATGGGGGATTCGACTTGGCCTCAGAAGATCTCCACGTCTTCACTCTGCCTGCTGCCCCAACCTCGGCAACAGTGACCAAGTCGAGGACCATGAGCACTGCTGCCTCTTGCAGCCACGTCACCCCGCTTC GAAGCAGCGCAGGGTCTTGCCTGCTAGGAGCTCCTTGAAGAGGAAGCAGGGGGCACAGCGAAAGAGGCGCCTGACTGGAGAACTGATAAAGAGTGGAGCTGCACCTCCCAAAGATCCCAGCTTTGTCAGCAAGTCGGCCACTGAAGAAGGAGCTCTCA GCAGTCTCGCAAGGGCCTCTACTGATGGATCATTCCCCAAATTGTTTGTCTCTGTCCTGGACTACAGCTCCCTTGAAGACGCAACCAACAATTTCTCCTTCCAGGAGTTCACACCGGACCCATGTCCCGATCAGCAC GATCCCACAGCTTCTGAGCAGGCCTTGGTTTCTGCCTGCTCAGAGTGGCAGCAGAAGCTGGAGGCGGCCGAGGCACTGCTGATTCTGAAGGAATCTTCCCGGGCCCCTTCAGGCTCCATCTCCCCACTCCAGCCTTGA
- the LOC112300015 gene encoding histone H2A.Z-like, which yields MAGSKAMKYSGKSKTKAISCSQRASLQFLVGCIHRPLKSKKSSLGCEGTSATVYSAAILECLTLEVL from the exons ATGGCTGGCAGTAAGGCTATGAAATACTCCGGAAAGTCCAAGACAAAGGCAATTTCCTGCTCACAGAGAGCCAGCTTGCAGTTTCTGGTGGGCTGTATTCATAGGCCCCTGAAATCTAAGAAGAGCAGTCTTGGATGTGAGGGCACATCTGCTACTGTGTACAGTGCAGCCATTCTGGAGTGCCTCACCCTAGAG gttttaTGA